In Pongo abelii isolate AG06213 chromosome 5, NHGRI_mPonAbe1-v2.0_pri, whole genome shotgun sequence, a single genomic region encodes these proteins:
- the ID4 gene encoding DNA-binding protein inhibitor ID-4: protein MKAVSPVRPSGRKAPSGCGGGELALRCLAEHGHSLGGSAAAAAAAAAARCKAAEAAADEPALCLQCDMNDCYSRLRRLVPTIPPNKKVSKVEILQHVIDYILDLQLALETHPALLRQPPPPAPPHHPAGTCPAAPPRTPLTALNTDPAGAVNKQGDSILCR, encoded by the exons ATGAAGGCGGTAAGCCCAGTGCGCCCCTCGGGCCGCAAGGCGCCGTCGGGCTGCGGCGGCGGGGAGCTGGCGCTGCGCTGCCTGGCCGAGCACGGCCACAGCCTGGGTGGCTCggcagccgcggcggcggcggcggcggcagcgcgCTGTAAGGCGGCCGAGGCGGCGGCCGACGAGCCGGCGCTGTGCCTGCAGTGCGATATGAACGACTGCTATAGCCGCCTGCGGAGGCTGGTGCCCACCATCCCGCCCAACAAGAAAGTCAGCAAAGTGGAGATCCTGCAGCACGTTATCGACTACATCCTGGACCTGCAGCTGGCGCTGGAGACGCACCCGGCCCTGCTGAGGCAGCCACCACCGCCCGCGCCGCCACACCACCCGGCCGGGACCTGTCCAGCCGCGCCGCCGCGGACCCCGCTCACTGCGCTCAACACCGACCCG GCCGGCGCGGTGAACAAGCAGGGCGACAGCATTCTGTGCCGCTGA